In one Natrarchaeobius halalkaliphilus genomic region, the following are encoded:
- a CDS encoding 50S ribosomal protein L31e: MSASDFEERVVTVPLRDVKKGPNHEAADYAMRLVREHLAKHFAVDEDAIRLDPSINEEVWSQGRSNPPRKLRVRAARFDEEGEAVVEAEVAE; encoded by the coding sequence ATGAGTGCAAGTGATTTCGAGGAACGCGTCGTAACCGTTCCGCTACGTGACGTGAAGAAAGGACCGAACCACGAGGCTGCGGACTACGCCATGCGACTCGTCCGCGAGCACCTCGCGAAACACTTCGCGGTCGACGAAGACGCGATCCGTCTCGACCCCTCGATCAACGAGGAAGTCTGGTCGCAGGGCCGATCGAACCCGCCACGAAAGCTCCGTGTCCGCGCGGCTCGTTTCGACGAAGAGGGTGAGGCCGTCGTCGAAGCAGAGGTCGCTGAGTAA
- a CDS encoding winged helix-turn-helix domain-containing protein, translated as MSGRERVRHVVELLEEPTPVQEIADRADVSRATADDELQQLKSDDWVTETTVDGTKAYDLNPVRILFDEVTDLIEAHSRDGLESQLTELKEEQEALAAEYDASSLNEFRKQLADEEFSAEELRERRNVIATWEAINTELGLVKHALQLYDDVIELSSPRTDSPSTLA; from the coding sequence ATGAGTGGACGTGAGCGCGTTCGGCACGTCGTAGAGTTGCTAGAAGAGCCAACACCAGTACAAGAGATCGCAGATCGGGCGGACGTCTCGCGTGCGACGGCAGACGACGAACTCCAGCAGTTGAAGAGTGACGACTGGGTTACTGAGACGACTGTCGACGGGACGAAGGCGTACGATCTGAATCCCGTTCGGATTCTCTTCGACGAGGTGACCGATCTGATCGAGGCACATTCGCGTGACGGACTGGAAAGTCAGCTCACGGAACTGAAAGAGGAACAGGAGGCGCTGGCTGCGGAGTACGACGCGAGTTCCCTCAATGAGTTCCGGAAACAACTCGCCGACGAGGAATTCTCGGCTGAGGAACTTCGTGAGCGTCGCAACGTGATCGCCACCTGGGAAGCGATCAACACGGAACTCGGGCTCGTGAAGCACGCCCTCCAACTGTATGATGATGTGATCGAACTCTCTTCACCGCGGACTGACTCTCCCTCGACACTCGCCTAA
- a CDS encoding stage II sporulation protein M translates to MNGATGGDDSVVDEGERGTDHDGSERDDGSETGFEFGPERVDAKTDRPNDRSHPERGSASDPDRRIRVDLPSSEPDGPSRSDDPDRPPGGDPPGPEPGPEPGPNAVRNWSALLFGLAVVSVATAGVTAFWHDDAVATAGALVLASVFAGIAVGSRRTTPSMLESLDAAWIEHRRYAWFAAGLFAFGTGVGIVLLVAGVNLLEIIAELFDDGLFPELEDEDFELTATFFIRHNTPPFLMSIVGALSLGLLTAFIMFFNGVVVGNVSAIAGDAVGVDYILVGLAPHGIFELSALFVASGIGFRLVHRFVDRILGRREALFTKRYVYRTLALVGFAWLVLVLAAFVEAYITPELLEILFADRLAELESTTDSNAMP, encoded by the coding sequence ATGAACGGAGCCACCGGTGGAGACGACTCTGTTGTCGATGAGGGCGAACGGGGGACTGACCACGACGGCTCCGAGCGCGACGACGGGTCGGAAACGGGATTCGAGTTCGGACCGGAGCGCGTCGACGCGAAAACGGATCGTCCGAACGACCGGAGCCATCCCGAACGCGGATCCGCATCCGATCCGGACCGTCGAATTCGCGTCGACCTCCCGAGCTCGGAGCCCGACGGTCCGTCGCGATCGGATGATCCGGACCGACCGCCGGGTGGCGACCCACCGGGGCCAGAACCCGGCCCCGAGCCCGGTCCGAACGCGGTCCGAAACTGGAGTGCGCTCCTGTTCGGACTCGCCGTGGTTTCGGTCGCAACGGCTGGCGTCACCGCGTTCTGGCACGATGATGCCGTTGCCACCGCTGGTGCGTTGGTTCTCGCATCCGTCTTCGCCGGAATCGCCGTGGGCTCTCGACGTACGACACCGTCGATGCTCGAGTCGCTCGACGCCGCCTGGATCGAGCACCGACGCTACGCGTGGTTCGCGGCGGGACTGTTCGCGTTCGGAACCGGCGTCGGTATCGTGCTCCTGGTCGCGGGCGTCAATCTGCTCGAGATCATCGCTGAACTGTTTGACGACGGGCTCTTTCCCGAACTCGAGGACGAGGACTTCGAACTGACGGCGACGTTTTTCATCAGACACAACACGCCGCCGTTTCTCATGTCGATCGTCGGTGCGCTGTCGCTCGGCCTTCTGACGGCGTTCATTATGTTCTTTAACGGAGTGGTCGTCGGGAACGTCAGTGCGATCGCGGGCGATGCGGTCGGAGTCGACTATATCCTCGTGGGACTGGCCCCCCACGGAATCTTCGAGCTGTCGGCGCTGTTCGTCGCCTCCGGGATCGGATTCCGGCTCGTTCATCGGTTCGTCGATCGGATTCTGGGGCGGCGCGAGGCACTCTTTACGAAACGGTACGTCTATCGGACGCTCGCGCTCGTCGGCTTCGCCTGGCTCGTGCTCGTCCTCGCTGCGTTCGTCGAAGCCTATATCACGCCCGAACTGCTCGAGATCCTGTTCGCAGATCGGCTCGCGGAACTCGAGTCGACGACCGACTCGAACGCGATGCCGTAA
- a CDS encoding 50S ribosomal protein L39e: MGKKSKGKKKRLAKLENQNSRVPVWVMMKTDMNVQRNPKRRNWRRSDTDE, from the coding sequence ATGGGTAAGAAATCGAAGGGCAAGAAGAAACGTCTTGCCAAACTCGAGAACCAGAACAGCCGCGTTCCGGTCTGGGTAATGATGAAGACCGACATGAACGTTCAGCGGAACCCGAAACGTCGTAACTGGCGGCGCAGTGACACCGACGAATAA
- a CDS encoding MFS transporter → MLLVVALAWAAIQTGRFVLPPLLPEMRADLSLTLTQAGIVLTVFNAMYAVSQYPSGRLSDILTRATLIVPSLIVLVLGSLLIGSSTNYPLILIGAGVFGVGMGMYAIPSRALVSDLFVEHRGRALGILGAGADVGGGLAAGLAAVVLAIATWRTPFFPLAVALGGLAVLFVVWNTEPYAVERTRLGALETMRRLIATPGQRWALLAFILFYFMINGVLSFLPAYLREVKGFSPLLATVSYALLFALGIVVKPIAGGVSDRFPRRQVATAGMLVGAIALGVLLIAGSLVGVLIGIVLFAVGYKTQFPVVDALLMDAAPDGNMGGDLGAARTVFLGVGSLGPAFVGVTADRYNYTVAFAGLAVCLIVAAAILFWQGRQ, encoded by the coding sequence ATTCTACTGGTCGTCGCGCTGGCGTGGGCGGCGATCCAGACCGGTCGATTCGTGTTGCCGCCGCTGCTTCCCGAGATGCGTGCGGATCTCTCGCTGACGCTGACGCAGGCAGGCATCGTCCTGACCGTGTTCAATGCGATGTACGCCGTGAGTCAGTATCCGAGCGGTCGGCTCTCCGATATCCTGACCCGAGCCACGCTCATCGTCCCGTCGTTGATCGTTCTGGTTCTGGGCAGTCTTCTGATCGGCAGTTCGACGAACTACCCGTTGATCCTCATCGGTGCCGGGGTGTTCGGCGTCGGGATGGGGATGTATGCGATCCCGTCCAGAGCGTTAGTTTCGGACCTGTTCGTCGAACACCGCGGCCGTGCGCTGGGAATACTCGGTGCCGGTGCTGACGTCGGCGGCGGCCTCGCCGCGGGGCTCGCTGCGGTCGTTCTCGCGATCGCTACGTGGCGAACGCCCTTTTTCCCGCTCGCGGTGGCGCTGGGTGGATTGGCCGTCCTGTTCGTCGTCTGGAACACCGAGCCCTACGCCGTCGAGCGAACGAGGCTCGGAGCGCTCGAGACGATGCGTCGGCTGATTGCCACGCCGGGCCAGCGCTGGGCGTTGCTCGCGTTTATCCTCTTTTATTTCATGATCAACGGCGTCCTCAGCTTCCTTCCGGCGTATCTCCGCGAGGTCAAGGGGTTCTCTCCGCTGCTCGCGACGGTGAGTTACGCGCTCCTGTTCGCGCTGGGAATCGTCGTCAAACCGATCGCGGGGGGTGTCAGCGATCGCTTTCCCCGGCGGCAGGTCGCAACAGCCGGAATGTTGGTCGGTGCGATCGCGCTGGGCGTCCTGCTCATCGCGGGATCGCTCGTCGGCGTGTTGATCGGTATCGTCCTCTTTGCCGTGGGCTACAAGACGCAGTTCCCGGTGGTCGACGCGCTCCTCATGGACGCCGCGCCGGACGGAAACATGGGCGGCGATCTCGGAGCCGCTCGAACGGTGTTTCTGGGTGTGGGCAGTCTCGGACCGGCGTTCGTCGGAGTGACGGCCGACCGGTACAACTACACGGTCGCGTTCGCGGGCCTCGCAGTCTGTCTCATCGTCGCCGCGGCGATCCTTTTCTGGCAGGGTCGTCAGTGA
- the leuB gene encoding 3-isopropylmalate dehydrogenase, whose protein sequence is MTDEITVIPGDGIGQEVTPAAVDVLESLEIEFAFHEADAGDHVKEETGEALPAETYDLAASTDATLFGAAGETAADVILPLREAVGSFVNVRPAKAYPGVDALRPDTDLVFLRENTEGVYSGHENRLSDDLSTLTRVVTSSASEQLAEFACEFVADGGYDGFHVAHKANVMRETDGRFRDSVLAVAEERGVETEEVLMDAFATHVCLDPTQFDVVVCPNLAGDVLSDLAAGLVGGLGMLPSANIGPERGLFEPVHGSAPDIAGEGIANPAATIISAAMLLEYLGHDDDGQAVRSAVEGVLEDGPRTPDLGGDASTDDVTDAVIDRL, encoded by the coding sequence ATGACTGACGAGATTACCGTCATCCCCGGCGACGGCATCGGCCAGGAAGTAACGCCAGCCGCAGTGGACGTCCTCGAGTCCCTCGAGATCGAGTTCGCGTTCCACGAGGCGGATGCTGGCGACCACGTCAAAGAAGAGACGGGCGAGGCCCTGCCCGCGGAGACCTACGATCTGGCGGCCTCGACGGACGCGACGCTGTTCGGCGCGGCGGGAGAGACGGCAGCGGACGTCATCTTGCCCCTCCGGGAAGCGGTCGGCTCGTTCGTCAACGTCCGTCCCGCGAAGGCGTACCCGGGCGTCGACGCGCTGCGTCCCGACACCGATCTCGTCTTCCTGCGCGAGAACACGGAAGGTGTGTATTCCGGCCACGAAAACCGGCTGAGCGACGATCTCTCGACGCTGACGCGCGTCGTCACGTCGTCCGCGTCCGAACAGCTCGCGGAGTTCGCCTGCGAGTTCGTAGCCGACGGCGGCTACGACGGCTTCCACGTCGCCCACAAGGCGAACGTCATGCGCGAGACCGACGGCCGGTTTCGCGATTCCGTCCTCGCGGTCGCAGAAGAACGTGGCGTCGAGACCGAAGAGGTACTGATGGACGCGTTCGCGACCCACGTCTGTCTCGATCCGACGCAGTTCGACGTCGTCGTCTGTCCGAACCTGGCGGGAGACGTCCTCTCGGACCTCGCGGCCGGACTCGTCGGCGGTCTCGGAATGCTTCCGAGTGCGAACATCGGTCCCGAGCGCGGGCTGTTCGAGCCGGTCCACGGTTCAGCTCCCGATATCGCCGGCGAGGGCATCGCGAACCCGGCTGCGACGATTATCTCCGCCGCGATGTTGCTCGAGTACCTCGGACACGACGACGACGGACAGGCGGTCCGGAGCGCCGTCGAGGGCGTCCTCGAGGACGGCCCGCGAACGCCCGACCTGGGCGGCGACGCGTCGACCGACGACGTAACGGACGCGGTCATCGACCGGCTGTAG
- the thpR gene encoding RNA 2',3'-cyclic phosphodiesterase, which produces MRLFVSVDLPDEIVDPIAEIQREFADASGLRLADSDQSHVTLKFLGDVDESRLPSLRTELEGAVDDSGIAPFTVRYGGLGVFPDLEYISVVWIGTRTGGDGLTRLHEAIEDRATKMGFDPDHHAFTPHVTLARMEHAGGKELVQGLVRDRDPTIGEMRVTDVRLTESRLTADGPAYSTVERFPLE; this is translated from the coding sequence ATGCGACTGTTCGTCAGCGTCGACCTCCCGGACGAAATCGTCGACCCGATCGCTGAGATCCAACGCGAGTTCGCGGACGCGAGCGGACTCAGGCTCGCTGACTCCGATCAGTCTCACGTCACGCTAAAATTCCTCGGAGACGTCGATGAGAGCCGACTTCCTTCGCTTCGGACCGAACTCGAGGGTGCCGTCGACGACAGCGGTATCGCTCCGTTCACCGTCCGCTACGGCGGTCTCGGTGTCTTTCCGGACCTCGAGTACATTTCGGTCGTCTGGATCGGAACGCGGACGGGGGGAGACGGACTCACTCGGCTCCACGAAGCGATCGAGGATCGGGCGACGAAGATGGGGTTCGATCCCGACCACCACGCGTTCACGCCGCACGTCACGCTCGCACGAATGGAACACGCCGGCGGGAAGGAACTGGTTCAGGGTCTCGTCCGTGACCGAGATCCGACGATCGGAGAGATGCGGGTGACCGACGTTCGCCTCACCGAGAGCAGGCTGACGGCGGATGGACCGGCGTACTCGACGGTAGAACGGTTTCCGCTCGAGTGA
- a CDS encoding DUF7344 domain-containing protein, with product MSTLTSSQREQELSADVILELLANRRRRYLLYALRGQENPIELSRLAERIAGWEQDVPPDEVAKNEYKSVYVSSVQCHVPKLADTGVVDHDEDNHTVVLADNFDQLEPYLRVVIQDEPENSRLHAALEAESDDGFFSQIRENVARLKH from the coding sequence ATGAGTACCCTTACCTCGAGTCAACGCGAGCAGGAACTCTCCGCCGACGTGATCTTGGAGTTGTTGGCGAACCGGCGGCGACGTTACCTGCTGTATGCACTACGGGGCCAGGAGAACCCGATCGAACTCTCGAGGCTCGCTGAGCGGATCGCCGGCTGGGAACAGGACGTCCCGCCGGACGAGGTCGCCAAAAACGAATACAAAAGCGTCTACGTCTCGTCCGTCCAGTGTCACGTCCCGAAACTGGCCGATACGGGTGTCGTCGACCACGACGAGGACAACCACACTGTCGTTCTGGCCGATAACTTCGATCAACTCGAGCCATACCTCCGCGTGGTTATCCAGGACGAACCGGAGAACTCGCGGCTGCACGCGGCACTAGAAGCGGAGTCGGATGACGGATTCTTCAGCCAGATTCGAGAGAACGTGGCTCGACTCAAGCATTGA
- a CDS encoding ERCC4 domain-containing protein, translating to MVETRETTPIPTTILRDTREQRPWTFEGCPVETRDVTLSTGDYAVPTHCSHDQEIDTYHPQFAVERKSGPDFLTALTWERERFKRELQRTVQWAQPLPVVVETSWETLLRNHGCMAWRDIHPNQVTGTVAAWTDHYNVAFHFIETRRRAELCAYLLLVRHSLVRRLDDSSPGGDV from the coding sequence ATGGTCGAGACGCGAGAGACAACTCCGATCCCGACGACGATCCTGCGAGACACACGCGAACAACGTCCGTGGACCTTCGAGGGCTGTCCAGTTGAGACGCGCGACGTAACGCTTTCGACCGGTGACTACGCTGTGCCGACACACTGTTCTCACGACCAGGAAATAGACACGTATCACCCACAATTCGCCGTCGAGCGGAAGTCCGGACCCGACTTTCTCACGGCACTCACCTGGGAGCGAGAGCGATTCAAACGCGAGTTACAGCGGACAGTCCAGTGGGCACAGCCCCTCCCAGTCGTCGTCGAGACATCGTGGGAGACCCTTCTCCGTAATCACGGGTGTATGGCGTGGCGGGACATTCATCCGAACCAGGTCACGGGTACGGTCGCGGCGTGGACCGACCACTACAACGTGGCGTTCCATTTTATCGAGACTCGCCGACGAGCCGAATTGTGTGCGTACCTTCTCCTCGTTCGTCACAGTCTGGTTCGACGGCTCGACGATAGCTCACCCGGCGGGGATGTTTGA
- a CDS encoding translation initiation factor IF-6, with product MQRLAFAGSSYVGVFARATDSCVLVRHDVDDDVLAALEDELEVPAIPTTVGGSSTVGALATANENGLLVSSRILEYERDRLEDELDVAVAELAGNINAAGNVVLANDYGAYVHPDLPRETIQTVKDTLEVPVERGDLAGVRTVGTAGVATNSGVLCHPKATDDELDLLEEVLDVRADVGTINYGAPLVGSGLLANEAGYVVGEDTTGPELGRIEDALGYLE from the coding sequence TTGCAACGCCTCGCCTTCGCCGGGTCGTCGTACGTCGGCGTCTTCGCCCGCGCGACCGACTCGTGCGTACTCGTTCGCCACGACGTCGACGACGACGTCCTCGCCGCCCTGGAAGACGAACTCGAGGTTCCAGCTATCCCGACGACGGTCGGGGGCTCCTCGACGGTTGGTGCGTTAGCGACGGCTAACGAAAACGGTCTGCTCGTCAGTTCGCGCATTCTCGAGTACGAACGCGACCGACTCGAGGACGAACTCGACGTCGCCGTCGCGGAACTGGCGGGGAACATCAACGCCGCAGGAAACGTCGTACTCGCCAACGACTACGGCGCGTACGTCCATCCCGATCTCCCGCGGGAGACGATCCAGACGGTCAAAGACACCCTCGAGGTTCCCGTCGAACGCGGCGACCTCGCGGGCGTCCGCACCGTCGGGACTGCGGGGGTCGCGACGAACTCCGGCGTGCTCTGTCATCCGAAGGCGACCGACGACGAACTGGATCTTCTGGAGGAGGTACTCGACGTCCGAGCCGACGTCGGTACGATCAACTACGGTGCGCCTCTCGTCGGCTCGGGGTTGCTTGCGAACGAGGCTGGCTACGTCGTCGGTGAGGATACGACCGGTCCGGAACTCGGTCGCATCGAGGACGCACTCGGCTATCTCGAGTAA